The stretch of DNA CCAGCTGACCAAGCTCGCCAACCTACCTGAGATAGGTGCTCAAATTACTGTGCTGGGCAGCGTTCGGGTCTACCCTCAGCGCAGCAACTATCAGCTCACCGTTTGGCAGGTGCTGCCTACGGGCGACGGGCTGCGGGCGCTACGCTACCGTCAGCTACGCCAGCAGCTAACAGCAGAGGGCCTGTTTGACCCAGAGCGCAAGCGGCTCTTGCCGCGCTACCCCACCGCTTTGGCGGTAGTTACGTCCCCCCAAGCGGCTGCCTGGGGAGATATTCAGCGCACCTTGCAGCAGCACCATCCTGGCCTGCCCGTCATCTTTTCTCCGGCCACGGTACAGGGCGATCAAGCGCCTGCCTCTATTGTTCGCGCTCTGCAGCGAGTGGCTAAAGATGGTCGGGCTGATGTGCTGTTGCTGTCTCGTGGTGGCGGCGCAACTGAGGATCTAGACTGCTTTAACGATGAGCGAGTCGTGCGAGCGGTGGCTGCCTGCCCGATTCCAGTCATCACAGGAATTGGGCACCAGAGAGACGAGTCTCTGGCCGATTTAGCAGCAGACGTGTGTGCCCACACGCCCACAGCTGCCGTTGCCATAGCAGTACCCGCGCTAGAGACCTGGCTAGCCGAACACCAAGAGCGGCTGCACCAGATCACGCTACTGATGCAGGAAACGCTGTACGAAGCAGATCTTAAGAGCGGATCTCTGCGGCAGCGGCTGCAGCGCCTACGCCTAGATCGCCAGGTGCACCAAGAGCAGACCCGTCTAAGGCAGCTCAAGCGGCGGCTGGCTCAGGCCGTACAGGTGCGGCTGCGGCAGGCCGAAGACCGCTGCACCGCCCTACAGGAGCAGCTAACGACGCTAGATCCAGAGTCTGTCTTGCGGCGGGGCTATGCTCTGGTGCGGGCAGAAGGGGGCGAAGTGGTGACTCAGGCCAGCGCTTTGAACACGGGGCAATCCCTTAGCATTCAGCTAGCTCAGGGCCGCTTGACAGCTCAAATCACAGCCATTGAAGCCGATGACCCAGGCCCCTAACCCCTAATTTTGTAAAGATTACCTGTAAAGATACCTTGTAAGGAACTGGCCTCATGCCCGCTAAATCTACTCGCAAATCGGCTCCCGACGACTGGAATTATGAGGTCGCTGTCAGCGAAGTCGAAACCCTAATTGCCCAGCTAGAAGCGGGCGAGCTGCCTCTAGCAGATGTGTTTACCCAGTTTGAAAAGGCAGTGACCGTGCTCCAGCAGTGCGAAACCTATCTCACTGCAAAGCGGCAGCAGGTAGACCTGCTGATTGAAACGTTAGAAGAAGCTTAAACTAGGGCCGAGGCGGCTGGACTGGTTCGATTTTCCCAGGATCGACGGCCTCTGGCTTGAGTTCTCTACCCATCAGGGCCATTACCGCTTCTTGGGGCGTGATTTCTCCCTTGAGCAGGCAGTGTACCTGATAGGAAATTGGGGCATAGATGTTTTCCCGCTGGGCAATCGCCATCAGCACGTGGGCCGTGTTGACCCCTTCGGCAGTGCTGCCCAGATCTTCTAAAATTTGCTCCAGCGGCTTGCCTTGGGCTAGCCCGCAGCCGACTCGGTAATTGCGGCTTAGGGGGCTGGTGCAGGTGGCTAGCATATCGCCCAAGCCCGATAGGCCAAAGAAGGTATCGGGCCGTCCGCCTAAATGAGTGCCAATACGAATGACCTCGGGCAGGGCGCGGGTGATTAGGGCAGCGCGGGCATTGTAGCCCAGGTTGAGGCCGTCGCACACACCGACTGCGATCGCAATTACATTCTTCAGCGTGCCCCCCAGTTCAGCCCCCAGCGGATCACTGCTGCTGTAGACCCGAAAGGTTTCAGAGGCGAAGACGCGCTGTAGCGTGGCTGCTGCCGCTGCCGTCTCACTCGCCACTACCGTTGCCGCAGGCAGATCCGCCTCAATCTCCTTTGACAGGTTAGGCCCCGATAGCACTACCACAGGATGGCCGGGAAACGCCTGTTTGAAAATACGCGATGGCGTTAGGGTCGTGGCTGGGTCTAACCCCTTGGTAGCGGTTCCCAAAATGCTGCTCTCCGGCAAGTTGAGTGCAACTAGCCGCTCTACCAGTTCAGGCACCCCTTTCATCGGAATGACCGAGAGAATCACCTCAGCTTCGGCCACTGCCGCCTCAAGGCTTAAGGTACCTCGCCGCGACCAGAGACGCACCTGGTGGCCGTTGTGGGTAGCCAGCCGAGACAGGGCCATGCCCCATGCCCCTGCCCCCAAAATTGCCAGCGTCACTGGCTCTGAATTTAGCTCAGGAAACGGTCGAGTCAACGCAGCCATAAATCAGACTAAAGTCGCAACCATAGCGTACCGCACCAGCGCAACCCTCAGCCTGCCAGTAGTGGGCAAACGTTAACCCTCGGGAAGAAGTACAAAAAGAAGTAAAAAAGGAGACATCGATAGGGGCGTTATCCCCTAGCCGCAACTTTCCCGATTGAGCGAAAGTCTCTCACTGGAAAGATGAGGGAACAAAGCTTTACGTTCCACAATGATTGCTTTCAAGCTGCTGTGGCAGAGAGTAAAATACTTTTTTGCTTTCCGTCCTTCTGAAACGAAGAGTTTACGGCATCCTCGTATTTATACGTAGGGATTTCTGTAACAGACCGCTTTGGAATGCTGTCTAAATACTGTTTATCTGTTCCCTGTCTAGACAATCCATGAATACTGTGTATCCAGTCAGGCTATTTATCCGCAACAAAGCTCGAGACAAGCTGTTAGAAGCCCTCGGCGGCAACCCGTCTGAGGTGTCTCTCGATGGCTCTCTGCTCTGGGATGTAACCAATACGCTGCTGCAGCCCACAACCAGCCCCAACCTGTACCGCCCCTACCCCTCACGAGATTTGGCTGCTCAAGTCGAAGAACAGACAGCGGATGAGATCGCTTCAGCCTACATCCGAATCAAGCAGCAGGCCACTAATCCCCTAGTGCAGCGACTCAACCAGCTGCTGTGACGGGCTCCATTTCTCCAACGACTTGCGGCTTACTGCCAAAGAACTTACGGGGCCAAAAATCATCACTCCGGTCGCCAACTGCTTAGACAGTTGGCGACGGCTTCTTTTTGGGTTGCCCCAGACTCGCGTTTTACCCTAATGGGCTCACTTCAGCAGCGGTTCTAGGTCAAGGTGAGACTCGATAGTGTCGGCCAGTGCATTTAGCATGGCCTCCCGCTGCTCTCGGTAGTTGGGAATACCGGTTGGCATCGAACCTAGGCCGCGCTGCTGGCGCAACCGGTTGAGCCAGGCTCGTCGCCAAGGCCCGTTGTCAAACACGCCGTGCAGGTAGGTGCCCCAGAGGGAAAGGGAGTTGTCCACCACGCCCAGACTGCGATCGTCAAACAAAAACTCAAACTTGGTGCCGTTTTCGTCTTGGCCCTCAGAGAGAATGAGCTGAGTGCGCCCTTGGTGAAGCTCGTAGCCAGAGACAGGTAGCCCCTCTTGAGGAAATCGAGAGCTGACTGTGCGCTGGCGAGCTATCTTCTGTTGGGTGATTACGGTTCGTAGGGGAAACATTCCTAGACCCTGAAAGCGGCCTTCGTGACCTTCTAATCCTTCCGGGTCGGCCAGAAACTGGCCCATCATTTGAAATCCGCCGCAAATCCCCATGATTGTGCCGCCAGCGGCAACGTAGTTTTGCAGAGATTCGGCCATGCCTGAGCGCTGCAGCTGCAACAGATCGGCAATTGTGGTCTTGGTGCCCGGCAAAATCACGGCATCGGGGTAGCCCAAGGTTTCTTTAGGACTGAGGTAAACCACCCGAACGCTGGGTTCCGATTCTAACGGGTCAAAGTCGGTAAAGTTGGAAATTCGGGGCAGGCGAATGACGGCAACGGTTACCTCTGCCTGTCCATTACCGCCAGGATTACGATCCATCAGCGATAGAGAGTCTTCTGCCGGGAAGGCTTCTTCAAGCCACGGAATCACGCCAAGAACGGGAATTCCGGTGCGTTCCTGCAGCCACTCAATACCGGGCTGAAGCAGCTCTAGCTGGCCGCGAAACTTATTGATGATAATGCCTTTGACTAAGGCGCGTTCGTCTGGGTCAAGCAGCTCCAGGGTGCCAACAATATGGGCAAACACGCCGCCTCGATCAATGTCGGCGACCAAAACGGTAGGGGCCTGCAGGTGCTTAGCCACCCGCATGTTGGTTAAGTCGCGATGCTTGAGATTGATCTCGGCAGGGCTGCCGGCCCCTTCACACACCACAAAGTCAAAATCCTGACTAAGGCGGGTCAGGCTTTCCTGAATAGCCTGCCAGCCCAGGTCAAAAAACTTCTCGTAATATTGGCTCGCGGTGGTGCGGCCAACGGGTCGGCCCTTAAGAATGACTTGGGAAGTCATGTCACCCTGGGGCTTAAGCAGAATGGGGTTCATCTCAACCTGGGGCGGCACTCCAGCAGCCCAAGACTGAACCGCCTGAGCATAGCCTACTTCGGCTCCGCTCGCGGTGACATAGGAGTTAAGGGCCATATTTTGCCCCTTAAAAGGGGCAACTCGCCAACCTCGGCGGCTCAAGATTCGACAGAGCGCTGTCGTAATCAACGATTTTCCGGCATGAGATGAAGTTCCCACGACCATAATCGCTTTCATGCAAAGTCTCCAAGGGTAGTTGTGGGGGTGACAACCATCAGGAAAGGTAACCGGAGAGAGGGCTAAAATCGGGTCCAATCTCAGGGGCATCTAGAGACTGAATACTGTCGCAAAACCTACTGTAGCCAGCCAGGAAAGCGCAGCCAGCGGCTCAACGCATTATATATGTGATCCCTGAGCCCCGACTGGAAATCCGGAAAACCCTCTGCCTCAAATTTTTCCAGGAGCTGCCGACCCAGCGGGGTGAGGCGAAAACTATCGGTAAGGCCTTGACCATCGACTTCTCGGCGCAGCAGCCCGACCGCTATTAGCCACATCAGCTCGCCGTCAGCCGTTAGCTCTGACAAGGGGGCGCGGGTATAGCCGTTGTGAATGCCGCGGTTGTCGGTAATAGTGCGCAGGGAGACACTTTGCGATCGCATATCCGCCAGCAGCTTGGGCCTAAAGGGTGAACACCGCAGAGCCCTTTCGGCCCGCCGTCTAGTTTCAGTAGGGTATTCAATGGCGTCCATTGGCCCAGACTTGGTGGATGTCATACTCCGCTGCTCGCTACCATCTTTACAATTCTAGTCTGCTTATTTGACTGCTTAATTTTGGCACCGTGATTTTGACTGAAGAAAGCCTATTTCGTAACAAGAGATACTTTTGGGATGCGGATTGCTTGCTATCAATACAGTCAAGCAATTACAGCGTAGAAGCCTAGGGGCACGCTTTAGACCACTTGTTAGAGCATTTTTAGAATAGGAAGCTTCTAGGGTTCCGGTTTTGGTCTGCTGCCGCAGTCAAAATGTGCTGGTCCGAGAGAAGCAGCTGGTTATAAATGGGGACTCGTTCAACTTGACCCCATTTTGATCGGTCACACGGCGGGATAAAAGCCCGGGAGGCATAGCGGAGCATTTAGCCGCTGGCTTCCTGGGCTTCGTTGTATTGTTCTATTGTCACTTCTGTACCGTCACCTTCTACCCAAAAATCATGAGCGATAATCCACTTTTTCAAAGTCCAGGTGCAGGCGGTGAGTCTGAGGCTAGACGCGCCCTCGATCTCGAAACCCATCTTCCTCTAACCGGTTGGCAGCAGGAAGTTTCTAAAGGTTTAGAGTACGGCTTAGAAGCTGCCGAAAGCATACAAGACCGCACCATTTCCACTTTTTCACGGGGAGAACTGCCTCACTATGCAGGCATCAATACCTTTTTGAAAGCTCCCTATTTGGAAGATGTCCGCAGAGTTGGTGAGTACAATGTTGCCATTGTCGGAGTACCCCACGACTCGGGAACAACCTATCGGCCCGGCACCCGTTTTGGCCCCCAGGGTATTCGCCGTATCTCCGCTCTCTATACCCCCTACAACTTTGAGTTTGGCGTAGATCTGCGCGAGCAAATTACCCTCTGCGATGTCGGCGATATCTTTACCATCCCAGGTAATAACGAAAAGTCCTTTGACCAGATTTCCAAGGGCATTGCTCACGTTTTTAGCTCGGGTGCATTTCCCATTATTTTGGGCGGCGACCACTCTATTGGCTTTCCCACCGTGCGAGGCGTGTGCCGCCATTTAGGTGACAAGAAAGTAGGCATTATTCACTTCGATCGCCATGTAGATACCCAGGAAACTGACCTGGATGAACGGATGCACACCTGCCCCTGGTTCCATGCCACCAACATGGCCAATGCCCCAGCCAAAAACCTGGTACAGCTCGGTATCGGCGGTTGGCAGGTACCTCGCCAAGGAGTCAAAGTCTGTCGAGAGCGCGGCACCAACATCCTAACCGTCACCGACATCACCGAAATGGGCCTCGATGCTGCCGCCGACTTTGCCCTAGAGCGCGCCCTCGACGGCACCGACTGCGTCTACATCAGCTTCGACATCGACTGTATCGACGCAGGCTTTGTCCCCGGCACCGGCTGGCCCGAACCAGGCGGCCTGCTGCCCCGCGAAGTTCTCTACCTGCTGAAGAAAATCATTCGCAATGCTCCTGTCTGCGGCCTCGAAGTAGTCGAAGTCTCCCCCCCCTACGACGTCAGTGACATGACTGCCCTCATGGCCACCCGCGTCATCTGTGACGCTATGGCTCACCTGGTCGTCTCCGGCCAACTCCCTCGCCGGGAAAAACCAGCCTACATCCATACCGAGGCCAACATGAACGTGGATCAGAAGTGGCGCTAGAAACCTATGCACGAGACTGATATGACCAAGGCCCTCATCATCACCGTGCGAGACTGGTGGGCGTCTCAGCCGGAGCGGCCTAAGGTTTCCAAAATCCACCTGATTGTGGGGCAGTTTACCTGCGTTGAACCAGCCGGTTTACAGTTTGCTTTTGAGGTACAAACCCGAGGAACTTTCCTGGAAGGAGCCGAATTGGTGATTCGGGAAACACCGCTGATTGCCTTTTGCCATGCCTGTCAGAGCGAATATCGGCCCGAGATCGGCCTCCACTATGGCTGTCCCAGCTGCAATGCCCCGATGGACGACATTCGCTCTGGCCGGGAATTGAAAATCGATCGGATCGAATACGGCTCGCCGGTTAGCACTTCGTAGAGATGCGATGAATCAAACGCGACTCAATCAAGACCCAATTAATCGCGTCTCTACCTTCCCACACTACCCACCCGACTTTTGGAGAAACCATGCATCAAACCTTTGACGAAGCCCTAGGCATCAACCTTCTCCATGCCAACCAGGAAGGGGCAGACCACAACCGCGCCCACTTCGACGGGTGGGACATCACCTGCCTCAACATCATGAGCAGCCCAGGAGCAGGTAAAACGGCGCTGCTGGAGAAGACCCTAGCCGCCCTTAGCTCTGAACTCAAGATTGCCGTTATTGAAGGCGATATGACCACAGAGCTAGACGCCGACCGGCTACGGCAGTATGGAGTACCCGTTATCGCTATCAACACGGGCCGCGCCTGCCACCTCGATGCGCGGATGGTGGCAGGCGGCATTCACCAGCTAGAGCATCAGCACAATCCAGCAGGTCTTGATCTAGTGCTGGTCGAAAACGTTGGCAATCTGGTGTGCCCAGCAGAGTTTGAAGTGGGGGAGCACGGTAAGGTAGCGCTGCTTAGCGTCACCGAAGGCGAAGACAAACCTCTGAAATATCCGGTGATGTTTAGAGAGGCAGATGTACTTCTGATCACAAAAATCGATCTGGCTCCCTATTTAGACGTAGATCTCAACCAAATTGCCGCCAATGCCCGCCAAATCAATCCTCAAGTTAAAATCATTCCCGTCTCCGCCAAAACCGAGGAAGGACTAGCAGCCTGGTTCGACTGGATCCGCGCTGCTGTAGGTAAGAGGTCGCCCCAACTCGTCTCTAGTGCTGATACCGCAAGACCTTGAGGGAATCGGGATGCCTACTTGAGCACCGAAAACTCAAAGTAAAAGGAGATGCAGTTAAACTGCATCTCCCCATAGGATCTACCGAAACTTGAAATCCGTGTTTAGGCCAAATGCACTGACCTACTCTAGATAGCTATAGCTTCAGCTATAGCTGAACTTTTCAGCTTTTCATCTTCGAGCACGTGAAGAAGCAACCCACTACCCCAAAGCAACACTAGGGAGAAGTCACCCTAAGCTTTTTTAAGCGGGTTAGCTTTTCTTTGAGCAGCAGCCAGAAGAACGGCAGGTCATCTACCAGATAGCGTTTCCACAAACGATGGGGCTCGGTAATCAGACGATACAGCCACTCCAAGCCAAGCTGACTCATAAGCTGAGGAGCACGGGGTTTGTTGCCTGCCTCGAAGTCGATTGCTGCTCCCACTGCCAGGAAAATATCAATGTTGGGCAGATGCTCTCTATACTTGGCGATCCACTTCTCTTGCTTAGGAGCGCCTACGCCTACCACCAAAACATTGGCTGAGGACTGGCGAACCATTTCCAGAATGGCCTGGCACTCATCCTCATTACGCTCAAATCCGAAAGAGGGGGAGTGAGCCTCAACAATGATCTCGCGGCCAATTCGCTCGTTGAGGCGGCGGCGCGCTCTAGCGGCAACCCCTTCAGCGCCTCCTAGCAGAAAGATCTTGATGTGCTCATTATCTTTGTGGTGCTCACAGAAGCTAGGGAATAGGTCTGAGCCTGAGATCTTAGCCTTAATAGGCGTTCCTAAGAACTTAGAGGCAAACATCAGAACCTGGCTGTCGCAAACTCGAAAGTCTGCCTGGCTATAGGCTTCAACGAACTCAGAGTCTCGCTGCAGCTTCATCAGGTGGTCCACATTAGGCGTGAAGACAACGCCTCGCGTCAGGTTGGTCAAAAATTCATTAATCGACAGATTGTCAATAGGAACATTTAGAATTTCAACCTGCTCACGCAAGTGAGCATACTGCTGCTTCTGGAGTTCTCGCGCTGTAGACGTCAGCGCAGCCTTTCGAAACTCGCGGTAAAGCTGCTGAACCTGCTCTGATGACACCCGCTGAGTAGACTTGTGCTCCATAACTTTTCCCACGGTTATAAATTTCGGTAGATTCATCCACTTCTCTTAGACACCCTGAAGCCTGTGCAGGTTCGGAGATCTATGTTTGGACTGGAAGCGGTCGGCAAACAAACTAGGATAGGGCTTCCTAATAGAGGGCTTGAAGGACTCATCAGAGCTACTCAAGCCAAAAGCTAGTTCAAAGTATCCCTGATACCGTCAAACAAACCGGGTTATCTCCATTTCAGTCCCCATGCCGTTTACAGCTCTGTGCTGCATAAAGAAGCGTTGAACGAGATCGGCAGAACAGTTTGAAATGAAGGGTCCTGACTTCTTGGCCTAGCCTTGAATACAGGACGCTAACATCACTCGCACATCAGTAAGGGGTGTATCTGATTTGCTTTGGAGCTCTGGGGCTGTACGTGATGCTACGTAATCATGCTAAGTCACAGTTAAAGAAGGCGGCGCTGGTCTCCCATTGAGTTCACAAAAGCTGAACATGCTTGTGAAGTTTGCATATGGGCTGAATCCGGGCTTTCCTAAGCTACAGGTGGGCTTTGCGCAGACTAATGCGTTTAGCTTCAAAAAGGGGTCAGCCTTAAGGCAGAAAGTCAGTGATAGCTCAAAAGTCGAAAGCATCCTTTGGACTTCAAAGGATGCTTTCTTAAAGGCTGCTTTATTTAGAGGCTGATAAACTGGGGTGCTAGGATTCGAACCTAGGAATGGCGGGACCAAAACCCGCTGCCTTACCACTTGGCGACACCCCATCGGTGCAGGCTTACGTATATTAGCAGTTTCTCAGGGTTTAATGTCAAGAGGTCTTGTTTGTTTTTTTTGAGAAGACAGAAGCGATTAGTTTGAGATAATCGCTTCTGTCTTCTTAACTGTGGCAATGCCCCTGCTTAGGCGGCGATGGCGGCACGTCTAGGGCAGGGTTGCGGTCAAAGAACCCAACGGGTTTGAGGGTAAAGCCGCTGTAGGCAACTGGCATAACTGGCCAATCTTCAGGGCGGGGAATATGGTGGTGACCGAAGGTGTACCAGACGACGACATCAGTGTTTTCGAGGGGTCGGTCTGCCTGGGTCCACTTGGGCAACCCTTCGCCACCTGCGTGCTGGTTGGGATACGCCCCGGCTGAGAACTTCTCATCGGCCTGGTAGGGGGTGACCCACAGGTGCTTAGTGAGGAAGCCAGCTCGCTTGAGAATGGGCGCGTCGGGGTGGGCAAAGGGCAGTATGTTTTCACCGGGAATGAGCTTGAAGGCGACGGGCTTGTCTAGACGGTTGGTAACGTTGGGGTTTACCACTTTCCAGTAGCGGCCTACCAGCGGATCGATGATGCGCTGCGCTGCTTGCTCTGTGCCAAGCAGCGTTTCGACAGCGTAGCAGGCGTTGCCGTAGGGGTTGTCTGGCCCCATGGGCTCAGAGGCTGTGTTGACCTCGTACACCGAGTTCTCCCCGCCATCAATGTCGAAGTCTAGCCGCATGCCAAAAAAGTGCTGATGAATAATGGCATTGAGGTCAGGAGCGACTAGAGTGCCGTACTTGGGCTGATCAGCTAAGGCCCCACACAGCAAAATGCCTGTCAGCTTGATTTCGTATTGGATGGTGCCGTCTTGGTAGAAGTACCAGTAGAAACCGTATTCGTAGTTATCGACGGTGGCGATGAAGGAGAGAACAAGCCGCCGTGATCGCCGCACATCTGTGTGCTCACGCCGCCAGTCGTAGTGCTTCCAGAGAATGCCGAAGTCTTCTTCGTGCAGGCATACGGCATTTTCAGTAATAGCTACATTGCCCCGGCTGTCGGTCAGCACCGCATCAAAGTAGCGAATCTCGCCCAGGCAGTCGCAGCCGTTGGTGAGGGAATTGGCGAGCATACCGACGCCATGTTCGCCCAGATCAAAGGCATTTTTTCGGAAGTGCTGAGGCCGGGGATCGTTGTAGGGCACGACCATCTCGGCCATGGAAGCTCGGTAGAGAATGGGCCGTAGCCGTCCTTCATCTTCATATCCCACCTGGTGCAGCACCAGCCCCTCGCGGGGAGTGAAGCCGATGCGGATATGCCATTTCTGCCACTTGATCAGGTGCCCCTCAATGGTGAAGCTGGGGCCTTCGGGCTGGCTGATGTGAAGCGGCTTGAGGTCTTGGCGGAATTTGTCTTGATAAAATTCTCGGGCATATTCGCCGGGGTCGGGGGGTACGGGGACGGCTCCCACGTCCTCAATGCGAACGAGCTCCATCGTATTGAGATCGACGACGGGCACTAGTCCATCGATGGGGCGCGAGTAGAAGTTGCTCTCGGGGGTGTTGCGGACGTAGCAGAGGCAGCGGGAGAGCCGCAGGCCAACCTCATTTTCAAAGCCAAAGTTGCCGATGGCCCAGGGATCGACCACGACTGTCTCAAGATCCAGTCCTCGCTTCTCGACGGCTGCTTTAAAGGCTGGGTGAGCTTTAACAGCAGCTTCACATTCAGCCAGTTCGTCGGCCATGATGTTGGGCTGCACGTCGGGGATGTGCTGCCAGGACGTAACGGTATTTTGATCGAGGGAGACAATTGCCTCGTAAACTTTGCCGGTGACGTTGTCGAGCAGGATGAAAAAGGCTTCCCGCGCTAGCGCCTCGCCGGGTTTATAGTTCAGAACGGCTGTCTTAGGCGGTTCGTGGAGCGTGACGACCGGAAACCGAAAGGTATCACCAGCTGCTTTTTCTTGGCGAACGATTGCAACAGCGCGCTGGATCTCCTCAGCAGTGAGCGGCTCTAGTGGATGCAGGTGTGGGGTTGAAGCCACGGGGGGTATTGAAGTGAGTGTCATGCAAAATGCCTACGTTTCGTAACAAGTGCAGTAGTGCACCAAAAACATTGGGGGTATCGTAATGCAATCCCTGGGTGGCTGGCTGTTTCGCCTCGACACATTTCCGGGAAAAGCCGCGCCCGCTTCCTCTTTATCCCTGGAGACAGGACTGTTGACTGTATGAAATTGAAACTGGATGCGATCGCACTTAGCCTCCTCTGGATTTGCCTTACCCTCAGCCTTAGCCTGATCAGCTTTACTGCCCCAGCCCAGGCAGCCAGTTGCACCCTTCGCATTATCGGATGGGAGGGCTACATGGATGAGTCTTTTAGCAAACCCTTTGAGGAAGAGTACGGCTGCAGGGTGGTGCCAACCTATGCCGGGTCCTCCGATGAGATGTATGCCAAAATTCGCGCTAGCAAAGGCAAGAACTACGACTTGGTGACAGCCTCCGGCGATTTAACCAAGCGCCTATACGATTCTGGCCTGGTAGCGCCTCTGGATCTGGAGCAGGTGCCTAACTACGGCGATCTCTTCCCCATTTTTAAGCAGCCAGAGTACAACACCTTTGACGGCACCCCCTATGGCGTATCAATCGGTTGGGGGCCGGACTTTCTGATCTACGACACCTCGGTGGTCAAGCAGGAACCCCAGTCCTGGGCAGTGCTGTATGAAGAGAAATACAAGGGCAAGATCTCGCTGCCGGACTACCCCATCTTCTCTGCCGATGTGGCCTTGTGGGGTGGCAAGCCCGACATCTACGACCTGGACAAAAGCACTCTAGACAACGACATCAAGCCCAAGCTGTTT from Pseudanabaena sp. FACHB-2040 encodes:
- the xseA gene encoding exodeoxyribonuclease VII large subunit, yielding MDAFAPNFSISSFALSVAGLTEYIKAVLEENSTLRQVWVVGEVSSTKSHSSGLFFTLQDEAGTATINCVAWRSQLTKLANLPEIGAQITVLGSVRVYPQRSNYQLTVWQVLPTGDGLRALRYRQLRQQLTAEGLFDPERKRLLPRYPTALAVVTSPQAAAWGDIQRTLQQHHPGLPVIFSPATVQGDQAPASIVRALQRVAKDGRADVLLLSRGGGATEDLDCFNDERVVRAVAACPIPVITGIGHQRDESLADLAADVCAHTPTAAVAIAVPALETWLAEHQERLHQITLLMQETLYEADLKSGSLRQRLQRLRLDRQVHQEQTRLRQLKRRLAQAVQVRLRQAEDRCTALQEQLTTLDPESVLRRGYALVRAEGGEVVTQASALNTGQSLSIQLAQGRLTAQITAIEADDPGP
- the xseB gene encoding exodeoxyribonuclease VII small subunit, which codes for MPAKSTRKSAPDDWNYEVAVSEVETLIAQLEAGELPLADVFTQFEKAVTVLQQCETYLTAKRQQVDLLIETLEEA
- a CDS encoding NAD(P)H-dependent glycerol-3-phosphate dehydrogenase, which produces MAALTRPFPELNSEPVTLAILGAGAWGMALSRLATHNGHQVRLWSRRGTLSLEAAVAEAEVILSVIPMKGVPELVERLVALNLPESSILGTATKGLDPATTLTPSRIFKQAFPGHPVVVLSGPNLSKEIEADLPAATVVASETAAAAATLQRVFASETFRVYSSSDPLGAELGGTLKNVIAIAVGVCDGLNLGYNARAALITRALPEVIRIGTHLGGRPDTFFGLSGLGDMLATCTSPLSRNYRVGCGLAQGKPLEQILEDLGSTAEGVNTAHVLMAIAQRENIYAPISYQVHCLLKGEITPQEAVMALMGRELKPEAVDPGKIEPVQPPRP
- the cobQ gene encoding cobyric acid synthase CobQ; the protein is MKAIMVVGTSSHAGKSLITTALCRILSRRGWRVAPFKGQNMALNSYVTASGAEVGYAQAVQSWAAGVPPQVEMNPILLKPQGDMTSQVILKGRPVGRTTASQYYEKFFDLGWQAIQESLTRLSQDFDFVVCEGAGSPAEINLKHRDLTNMRVAKHLQAPTVLVADIDRGGVFAHIVGTLELLDPDERALVKGIIINKFRGQLELLQPGIEWLQERTGIPVLGVIPWLEEAFPAEDSLSLMDRNPGGNGQAEVTVAVIRLPRISNFTDFDPLESEPSVRVVYLSPKETLGYPDAVILPGTKTTIADLLQLQRSGMAESLQNYVAAGGTIMGICGGFQMMGQFLADPEGLEGHEGRFQGLGMFPLRTVITQQKIARQRTVSSRFPQEGLPVSGYELHQGRTQLILSEGQDENGTKFEFLFDDRSLGVVDNSLSLWGTYLHGVFDNGPWRRAWLNRLRQQRGLGSMPTGIPNYREQREAMLNALADTIESHLDLEPLLK
- a CDS encoding Npun_F0494 family protein is translated as MTSTKSGPMDAIEYPTETRRRAERALRCSPFRPKLLADMRSQSVSLRTITDNRGIHNGYTRAPLSELTADGELMWLIAVGLLRREVDGQGLTDSFRLTPLGRQLLEKFEAEGFPDFQSGLRDHIYNALSRWLRFPGWLQ
- the speB gene encoding agmatinase produces the protein MSDNPLFQSPGAGGESEARRALDLETHLPLTGWQQEVSKGLEYGLEAAESIQDRTISTFSRGELPHYAGINTFLKAPYLEDVRRVGEYNVAIVGVPHDSGTTYRPGTRFGPQGIRRISALYTPYNFEFGVDLREQITLCDVGDIFTIPGNNEKSFDQISKGIAHVFSSGAFPIILGGDHSIGFPTVRGVCRHLGDKKVGIIHFDRHVDTQETDLDERMHTCPWFHATNMANAPAKNLVQLGIGGWQVPRQGVKVCRERGTNILTVTDITEMGLDAAADFALERALDGTDCVYISFDIDCIDAGFVPGTGWPEPGGLLPREVLYLLKKIIRNAPVCGLEVVEVSPPYDVSDMTALMATRVICDAMAHLVVSGQLPRREKPAYIHTEANMNVDQKWR
- the hypA gene encoding hydrogenase maturation nickel metallochaperone HypA; this translates as MHETDMTKALIITVRDWWASQPERPKVSKIHLIVGQFTCVEPAGLQFAFEVQTRGTFLEGAELVIRETPLIAFCHACQSEYRPEIGLHYGCPSCNAPMDDIRSGRELKIDRIEYGSPVSTS
- the hypB gene encoding hydrogenase nickel incorporation protein HypB, which translates into the protein MHQTFDEALGINLLHANQEGADHNRAHFDGWDITCLNIMSSPGAGKTALLEKTLAALSSELKIAVIEGDMTTELDADRLRQYGVPVIAINTGRACHLDARMVAGGIHQLEHQHNPAGLDLVLVENVGNLVCPAEFEVGEHGKVALLSVTEGEDKPLKYPVMFREADVLLITKIDLAPYLDVDLNQIAANARQINPQVKIIPVSAKTEEGLAAWFDWIRAAVGKRSPQLVSSADTARP
- a CDS encoding WecB/TagA/CpsF family glycosyltransferase, which codes for MEHKSTQRVSSEQVQQLYREFRKAALTSTARELQKQQYAHLREQVEILNVPIDNLSINEFLTNLTRGVVFTPNVDHLMKLQRDSEFVEAYSQADFRVCDSQVLMFASKFLGTPIKAKISGSDLFPSFCEHHKDNEHIKIFLLGGAEGVAARARRRLNERIGREIIVEAHSPSFGFERNEDECQAILEMVRQSSANVLVVGVGAPKQEKWIAKYREHLPNIDIFLAVGAAIDFEAGNKPRAPQLMSQLGLEWLYRLITEPHRLWKRYLVDDLPFFWLLLKEKLTRLKKLRVTSP